The region GAAATTATACCGGGGAAACGTACGCTTCGAGCATCTACACCAAAACGATGGAAGTAATAATCGCTAAGCATCTCGCCAGTCACCTTACAAACCCCGTAAATTGTGGTAGGACGCATAACGGTATCCTGCGGAGTGTTATCGTGTGGTGAAGATGGGCCAAATGCACCTATTGAACTTGGTGTGAAGACAGCACAGTTATACTCACGAGCAATCTCCAACGAATTCAGCAAGGCACCCATATTAATTTTCCAAGCAAGCTGAGGATTCTTCTCTCCAGTAGCCGAAAGAAGTGCTACAAGATTGAAAATGGTATCGATCTTGTACTTCTTAACAATCTCAATAAATTTTCCCGAATTAAGGGCATCCAGTTCTTCAAATGGCCCATTTTGCGCAAGTTTTACGCAAGAGTTGCAATTAATATCTGTTGCAACTACGTGATCATTGCCGTATATTTTTTGAAAATGAGGAACAAGCTCTGAACCTATTTGTCCACCAGCACCAACTACAAGAATATTCTTCATAGTATCAATATATTAAAAGGATGATTTTGAAAAATTGATTTGAAAACAAAAGTATAGTTTTTGATTCGAATTTTTTATGATTATTGTGTGTTTTGATTAATATTTTAAAGCATAATTTATGGATAAGGAGAAAGATATTATTCGCAATCTAAAACTGTAATATCACGACAATCAACTACGATAGAGGGCTGTATAAAAGCAGAAAAGCCACCTACCGATGGCTTTTTGTGGGCCCAGCTGGGCTCGAACCAGCGACCCTCTGATTATGAGTCAGATGCTCTAACCTGCTGAGCTATGGGCCCAAAAAATTGATCAACAATTTTTAAATTGGAGTGCAATATTACATATTTGCAATCAATTTTTCAATACTCAACCAAAATTATTTATGTCGAGATTGTGTTTCATCCCTTATAATCAGGCAAATATCAAAAATATTATTTTTGATTTAGGCGGCGTAGTTCTGGATATTGACTACCAAAAAACGCTAAATGAGTTCAAAAAACTGGGTGTGCATAACCCTGAAAACACGTTTACCCTCTCTTCGCAGGTTGAACTTTTCAACCAACTCGATTGCGGACTTATATCCCCAGAGGATTTTAGGAATGAACTTCGTAATCATTTAAACAAAAACTTATCGGATTCCGAAATTGATAATGCATGGAACGCCTTACTCCTAGAGTGGAATCCCAAAAGAATAAAACTCCTTGAACACCTCAGAAACGATTATAGAATATACCTGCTAAGCAATACAAATATTATACACAGCAAAATATACAACGAGCAACTCATGAGT is a window of Tenuifilaceae bacterium CYCD DNA encoding:
- a CDS encoding UDP-glucose 4-epimerase; amino-acid sequence: MKNILVVGAGGQIGSELVPHFQKIYGNDHVVATDINCNSCVKLAQNGPFEELDALNSGKFIEIVKKYKIDTIFNLVALLSATGEKNPQLAWKINMGALLNSLEIAREYNCAVFTPSSIGAFGPSSPHDNTPQDTVMRPTTIYGVCKVTGEMLSDYYFHRFGVDARSVRFPGIISNVTLPGGGTTDYAVEIYYGAIQQKKFVCPLPQGTYLDMMYMPDALNACVQLMEADPSKLKHRNSFNITAMSFEPSQIYAAIKKRIPDFTMDYNVDPIKKAIADSWPNYMDDSCAREEWGWNPTWNLETMTDDMLKVIGDKFAKGLLK
- the ybbC gene encoding hydrolase; protein product: MSRLCFIPYNQANIKNIIFDLGGVVLDIDYQKTLNEFKKLGVHNPENTFTLSSQVELFNQLDCGLISPEDFRNELRNHLNKNLSDSEIDNAWNALLLEWNPKRIKLLEHLRNDYRIYLLSNTNIIHSKIYNEQLMSLSGGKNLKNYFDKVYYSYEAGLRKPNPEIFKIVLDENGLSTENTLFIDDTLEHIESARKIGLLAYHIKPKEGETILDLFR